Proteins encoded together in one Hevea brasiliensis isolate MT/VB/25A 57/8 chromosome 16, ASM3005281v1, whole genome shotgun sequence window:
- the LOC110665555 gene encoding mitogen-activated protein kinase kinase kinase 1, which translates to MHHIPRFFTHSKRGGPMDPKNRRGPRLDRRNAAKHIEYEATSYCSSLDDSSSSSLVTRSLDLPDRTSFRIEGTDGEFDRICRSLGLSGPEDFAIPAAAWEAMKVRSASDLLPRSRLHEADSPRIGDEKQHHHQMQKQEESELCTRVFDSVRISDAAELTRDEPVESAKLNACCGPSGGIKGVRPPLLKPPPSMTLPVIDNACSTWDILRDFAPENDRGSLVLANGHFNSDDVEEGLGEQGLNAVAIKREEDDNLLRPGVIAVLSGSYSFTTSNDDDSSSTTTEPMSNISPNERFRRIINYWEKGELLGRGSFGSVYEGISDDGFFFAVKEVSLLDQGSQGKQSIYQLEQEIALLSQFEHENIVQYYGTDKDESKLYIFLELVTKGSLLNLYQRYNLRDSQVSAYTRQILHGLKYLHDRNVVHRDIKCANILVDANGSVKLADFGLAKATKLNDVKSCKGTAFWMAPEVVNRRNQGYGLPADIWSLGCTVLEMLTRQIPYSHLECMQALFRIGRGEPPRVPDSLSQDAQDFILQCLRVNPNDRPTAAQLLDHSFVRRSLSTSSSGSASPYIGRKF; encoded by the exons ATGCATCACATACCTCGATTTTTCACTCATAGCAAGAGAGGCGGCCCTATGGACCCTAAGAATCGTAGAGGGCCGAGGCTGGATCGCCGAAATGCGGCGAAGCATATTGAGTACGAGGCGACGTCGTACTGCTCATCTCTGGACGACTCTTCATCGTCGTCTCTGGTTACTAGATCTCTTGATTTGCCAGATCGGACTAGTTTTAGGATTGAGGGAACGGATGGTGAGTTTGACCGCATTTGTCGGAGCCTGGGGTTGTCGGGTCCTGAAGATTTCGCAATTCCGGCGGCGGCTTGGGAAGCGATGAAAGTCCGGTCGGCGTCGGATCTTCTACCCCGGTCCAGATTGCACGAGGCAGATAGTCCCAGGATAGGGGACGAGAAACAACATCATCATCAGATGCAGAAGCAGGAGGAGAGTGAATTGTGTACTAGGGTTTTCGATAGTGTTAGAATTAGCGACGCTGCTGAGTTGACTCGGGATGAGCCGGTTGAGTCGGCTAAGTTAAATGCGTGTTGCGGTCCCTCAGGGGGAATCAAAGGGGTTAGGCCGCCGTTGTTGAAGCCGCCGCCTTCAATGACATTACCAGTGATCGATAACGCTTGTTCGACTTGGGATATATTAAGGGATTTTGCGCCTGAAAACGATAGAGGGTCCTTGGTACTGGCTAATGGACACTTCAACTCTGATGATGTGGAAGAAGGACTAGGTGAACAAGGACTTAATGCAGTTGCTATTAAGAGGGAAGAGGATGATAATTTGTTGAGGCCAGGGGTAATTGCTGTTTTATCGGGGTCATATTCGTTTACCACATCCAATGATGATGATTCATCGAGTACAACCACGGAGCCCATGTCCAACATTTCGCCGAATGAGAGATTTAGAAGGATTATTAATTACTGGGAAAAAGGAGAGCTTCTTGGACGTGGGTCGTTCGGATCGGTGTATGAAGGAATCTCTGA CGATGGATTCTTTTTTGCTGTAAAAGAGGTTTCCTTGCTTGATCAGGGAAGTCAAGGCAAGCAAAGTATTTACCAACTTGAGCAG GAGATTGCTCTTTTAAGTCAGTTTGAACATGAAAACATAGTTCAGTATTACGGCACTGATAAG GATGAATCAAAACTATATATCTTTCTTGAGCTTGTAACTAAAGGCTCCCTCTTGAATCTCTATCAAAGATACAATCTTCGAGACTCACAAGTTTCTGCATACACAAGACAGATTTTGCATGGTTTGAAATATCTTCATGATCGAAATGTTGTTCATAG GGATATCAAATGTGCAAATATATTGGTAGATGCTAATGGATCAGTGAAGCTTGCAGATTTTGGATTAGCGAAG gcGACAAAATTGAATGATGTTAAATCTTGCAAGGGGACTGCATTTTGGATGGCACCTGAG GTTGTCAATAGGAGAAATCAGGGTTATGGGCTTCCAGCTGATATATGGAGTCTTGGATGCACTGTTTTGGAGATGTTAACCCGTCAGATTCCGTATTCTCATTTGGAATGT ATGCAGGCATTATTTAGGATTGGCAGGGGTGAGCCACCACGTGTTCCTGATTCTCTTTCACAAGATGCACAAGATTTTATTTTGCAATGCCTACGAGTCAATCCCAATGATCGTCCTACTGCTGCTCAGCTCTTAGATCATTCATTTGTAAGACGGTCACTTTCCACATCATCGTCAGGTTCTGCGTCACCTTACATTGGCCGAAAGTTTTAG